One genomic window of Actinoplanes lobatus includes the following:
- the gmk gene encoding guanylate kinase, translated as MDDDAQPAARLTVLSGPSGVGKDSVIELIRLRSPWIRLSVSVTTRKKRDYETDGEHYHFVTRSEFQRLIDGDQLLEWAEFAGNLYGTPRAQVEGWLQQGRPVLLKIDLQGARQVRAAMPEARLVFLAPPSVDELQRRLIGRGTDDEETIKRRLAHADEELAAEAEFDVTVVNDFVERAADELVGLLGSSYLTPATPAHEH; from the coding sequence ATGGATGACGACGCGCAGCCGGCAGCCCGCCTCACTGTCCTCTCCGGCCCCTCCGGGGTCGGGAAGGACAGTGTGATCGAGCTGATCCGGCTGCGCTCGCCGTGGATCAGACTCTCGGTGTCGGTGACAACACGTAAGAAACGCGACTACGAGACCGACGGCGAGCACTACCACTTTGTGACCAGGTCCGAGTTCCAGCGTCTGATCGACGGCGATCAGCTCCTGGAGTGGGCGGAATTCGCGGGCAACCTGTACGGAACCCCCCGCGCGCAGGTCGAGGGCTGGCTCCAGCAGGGCCGGCCCGTTTTGCTGAAGATCGACCTCCAGGGCGCCCGTCAGGTGCGAGCCGCGATGCCGGAGGCCCGCCTGGTCTTCCTCGCCCCACCGAGTGTCGACGAGCTCCAGCGCCGCCTGATCGGCCGGGGCACCGACGACGAGGAGACGATCAAGCGCCGTCTCGCGCACGCCGACGAGGAACTGGCCGCCGAGGCGGAGTTCGACGTCACCGTGGTCAACGACTTCGTCGAGAGGGCCGCGGATGAGCTGGTAGGATTGCTCGGTTCGTCATACCTGACGCCGGCCACACCAGCTCACGAGCATTAA
- the metK gene encoding methionine adenosyltransferase produces the protein MARRLFTSESVTEGHPDKIADQISDGILDALLAQDPRSRVAVETLITTGQVHVAGEVTTQAYADIPKIVRDTILNIGYDSSKKGFDGASCGVSVSIGSQSPDIAQGVDSAIELREGDSDHVLDSQGAGDQGMMFGFACSETPELMPLPIALAHRLARRLSAARKDGTIPYLRPDGKTQVTIEYDGLRPVRLNTVVVSSQHAADISLESLLTPDVREHVIAPELEGLGLDTDGYRLLVNPTGRFEIGGPMGDAGLTGRKIIVDTYGGYARHGGGAFSGKDPSKVDRSAAYATRWVAKNVVAAGLAERCEIQVAYAIGKAHPVSLFVETFGTENVPVERIEKAINEVFDLRPAAIIRDLDLLRPIYQQTAAYGHFGRELPDLKWESTDRAQDLKNAAS, from the coding sequence GTGGCACGCCGCCTGTTCACCTCCGAGTCGGTCACGGAAGGCCACCCGGACAAGATCGCTGACCAGATCAGCGACGGGATTCTCGACGCCCTGCTCGCGCAGGATCCGCGTAGCCGTGTCGCGGTGGAGACCCTGATCACCACCGGCCAGGTGCACGTGGCGGGTGAGGTCACCACCCAGGCCTACGCCGACATCCCCAAGATCGTGCGCGACACCATCCTGAACATCGGCTACGACTCGTCGAAGAAGGGCTTCGACGGCGCCTCCTGTGGCGTGAGCGTGTCGATCGGCTCGCAGTCGCCGGACATCGCGCAGGGCGTCGACAGCGCCATCGAGCTGCGTGAGGGTGACTCCGACCACGTCCTGGACTCGCAGGGTGCCGGCGACCAGGGCATGATGTTCGGTTTCGCCTGCTCGGAGACGCCCGAGCTGATGCCGCTGCCGATCGCGCTGGCGCACCGGCTGGCCCGGCGCCTGTCCGCCGCCCGCAAGGACGGCACGATCCCCTACCTGCGCCCGGACGGCAAGACCCAGGTCACCATCGAGTACGACGGCCTGCGCCCGGTCCGCCTGAACACGGTCGTCGTGTCGTCGCAGCACGCCGCCGACATCTCCCTCGAATCGCTGCTCACCCCGGACGTCCGGGAGCACGTGATCGCGCCGGAGCTGGAGGGTCTCGGCCTGGACACCGACGGCTACCGGCTGCTGGTCAACCCGACCGGCCGTTTCGAGATCGGTGGCCCGATGGGTGACGCCGGCCTGACCGGCCGGAAGATCATTGTGGACACCTACGGCGGCTACGCCCGGCACGGTGGTGGCGCGTTCTCCGGCAAGGACCCGTCCAAGGTGGACCGCTCCGCGGCGTACGCCACCCGCTGGGTCGCCAAGAACGTGGTGGCCGCCGGTCTGGCCGAGCGCTGCGAGATCCAGGTCGCCTACGCGATCGGCAAGGCCCACCCGGTCTCGCTGTTCGTCGAGACGTTCGGCACCGAGAACGTGCCGGTCGAGCGGATCGAGAAGGCCATCAACGAGGTCTTCGACCTGCGCCCGGCCGCGATCATCCGCGACCTCGACCTGCTCCGCCCGATCTACCAGCAGACCGCCGCCTACGGCCACTTCGGCCGCGAGCTGCCGGACCTGAAGTGGGAGAGCACCGACCGCGCCCAGGACCTGAAGAACGCCGCGTCCTGA
- a CDS encoding adenosylmethionine--8-amino-7-oxononanoate transaminase — protein sequence MALDRAHVWHPYGPMPGRSEPYLVESAEGVRLRLADGRELIDGMSSWWAAIHGYRHPALDAALADQAGRMSHVMFGGLTHEPAVRLAAELVELTPAGLEHVFLCDSGSIAVEVAIKMALQAQRALGRPGRQRLATWRGGYHGDTFHPMSVCDPVGGMHSLWTGVLPRQIFAGPPPAEWDEGYATGLTDMIERHAGEIAAVIVEPVVQGAGGMRFHHPGYLRVLREVTAAHGIFLIFDEIATGFGRTGLFFGADHARVSPDIMCLGKALTGGYLTLAATLCTGAVAEAISAGEGGGLAHGPTFMGNPLACAVAGASLSLLRAGGWAERVPMIEKALTDGLEPLRGARGVADVRVLGAIGVVQLDHDVDVAKATAAAVAEGVWLRPFRDLIYTMPPFVTGDADVARIAAGIASAAAAG from the coding sequence ATGGCGCTCGACCGGGCGCACGTCTGGCACCCCTACGGGCCGATGCCCGGCCGGAGCGAGCCCTACCTGGTGGAGAGCGCCGAGGGCGTCCGGCTGCGGCTCGCCGACGGCCGGGAGCTGATCGACGGGATGTCGTCCTGGTGGGCGGCGATCCACGGCTACCGGCACCCGGCTCTCGACGCGGCGCTGGCGGACCAGGCCGGGCGGATGAGCCATGTGATGTTCGGCGGCCTCACCCACGAGCCGGCCGTCCGCCTCGCCGCCGAGCTGGTCGAGCTCACCCCGGCGGGCCTGGAGCACGTGTTCCTCTGCGACTCCGGCTCGATCGCCGTCGAGGTGGCGATCAAGATGGCGTTGCAGGCGCAGCGGGCGCTGGGCCGGCCGGGCCGACAGCGCCTGGCGACCTGGCGGGGTGGCTATCACGGCGACACCTTCCACCCGATGAGCGTCTGCGACCCGGTCGGCGGCATGCACTCGCTCTGGACCGGGGTGCTGCCCCGGCAGATCTTCGCGGGCCCGCCTCCGGCGGAGTGGGACGAGGGCTACGCCACCGGGCTGACCGACATGATCGAGCGGCACGCCGGCGAGATCGCCGCCGTGATCGTCGAGCCGGTGGTGCAGGGCGCGGGCGGGATGCGGTTCCACCATCCGGGGTACCTGCGGGTGCTGCGCGAGGTCACGGCCGCGCACGGGATCTTCCTGATCTTCGACGAGATCGCCACCGGGTTCGGCCGGACCGGGCTGTTCTTCGGGGCCGACCACGCACGCGTGAGCCCGGACATCATGTGCCTGGGCAAGGCGCTCACCGGCGGGTACCTGACCCTGGCGGCGACGCTGTGCACCGGCGCGGTGGCGGAGGCGATCTCGGCGGGCGAGGGTGGCGGGCTGGCGCACGGCCCGACCTTCATGGGCAACCCGCTGGCCTGTGCGGTCGCCGGAGCGTCCCTGAGCCTCCTGCGCGCGGGCGGGTGGGCGGAGCGCGTACCGATGATCGAGAAAGCTCTCACGGACGGCCTGGAGCCGCTTCGCGGGGCGCGCGGGGTCGCGGACGTGCGTGTCCTGGGCGCGATCGGCGTCGTCCAGCTCGACCACGACGTGGACGTGGCGAAGGCGACCGCCGCGGCGGTCGCCGAGGGCGTCTGGCTGCGCCCGTTCCGGGACCTGATCTACACCATGCCGCCGTTCGTGACGGGCGACGCCGACGTGGCCCGTATCGCCGCGGGGATCGCGTCCGCGGCGGCGGCCGGCTGA
- a CDS encoding histidine phosphatase family protein → MTAVKGERVIVVRHAMPAVDPNVPAEQWQLAQESRVAARLMRLHVCHPAYYVASPEPKAAQTMQEIAGAQRVATDPGLAEVHRPHVWFTDEGYHSAALAYARGECPDGWEPRDQVIERFDAAVVRHAAAAAEQNRTLVIGTHGLAPTVWMASRYQLATDPARFWADLRFPDIVEIDLRHQTVSCLTH, encoded by the coding sequence ATGACGGCCGTCAAGGGTGAGCGGGTCATCGTCGTCCGGCACGCGATGCCGGCGGTCGATCCGAACGTGCCTGCGGAGCAGTGGCAGCTGGCACAGGAGAGCCGGGTCGCGGCCCGCCTGATGCGGCTGCACGTGTGCCATCCGGCGTACTACGTGGCCAGCCCCGAGCCGAAGGCCGCACAGACCATGCAGGAGATCGCCGGGGCGCAGCGGGTGGCGACCGACCCCGGCCTGGCCGAGGTGCACCGGCCACACGTCTGGTTCACCGACGAGGGCTACCACTCGGCGGCGCTGGCCTACGCCCGCGGCGAGTGCCCCGACGGCTGGGAGCCGCGCGACCAGGTGATCGAACGCTTCGACGCGGCCGTGGTCCGGCATGCGGCGGCCGCCGCCGAACAGAACCGGACACTCGTCATCGGCACCCACGGCCTCGCCCCGACCGTGTGGATGGCCAGCCGCTACCAGCTGGCCACCGATCCGGCCCGCTTCTGGGCGGATCTGCGCTTCCCGGACATCGTCGAGATCGACCTCCGGCACCAGACCGTCAGCTGCCTCACCCACTGA
- the coaBC gene encoding bifunctional phosphopantothenoylcysteine decarboxylase/phosphopantothenate--cysteine ligase CoaBC, translating into MTEIVLGVGGGIAAYKACELLRLFTESGHGVRVVPTDAALKFVGEPTWSALSGRPVATGVWDDVHEVPHVRIGRAAELVVVAPATADLLAKAAHGIADDLLTNTLLTATCPVVYAPAMHTEMWDNPATRANVATLRERGAVVIEPAVGRLTGKDTGKGRLPEPSSIFEIALRVLRRGVDLDLAGRHVVVTAGGTREPLDPVRFLGNRSSGKQGYALARAAVARGARVTLISANVALPEPAGADLIRVGTTEELRKATVEAAGSADVVVMAAAPADFRPASVAEQKIKKTDAGTPDAIHLVTNPDIAAELGANKLPGQVLVVFAAETQDALENARGKLARKRADLIVVNEVGVDRVFGQDRNTVTLLGADGFTATHGELPKDDVADMIFDQVATRLEAQVRDARRP; encoded by the coding sequence GTGACCGAGATCGTCCTGGGGGTCGGCGGGGGCATCGCCGCCTACAAGGCCTGTGAGCTGCTCCGTCTGTTCACCGAGTCCGGTCACGGCGTGCGGGTGGTGCCCACCGATGCGGCGCTCAAGTTCGTCGGCGAGCCGACCTGGTCGGCGCTCTCCGGGCGGCCGGTCGCCACCGGGGTGTGGGACGACGTCCACGAGGTGCCGCACGTGCGTATCGGCCGGGCCGCCGAGCTGGTCGTGGTCGCTCCGGCCACCGCCGACCTGCTGGCCAAGGCGGCGCACGGCATCGCCGACGACCTGCTCACCAACACCCTGCTCACGGCCACCTGCCCGGTCGTCTACGCGCCGGCCATGCACACCGAGATGTGGGACAACCCGGCCACCCGCGCCAACGTGGCGACCCTGCGGGAGCGCGGCGCCGTGGTGATCGAGCCCGCGGTCGGCCGGCTCACCGGTAAGGACACCGGCAAGGGGCGGCTGCCGGAGCCGTCCTCGATCTTCGAGATCGCTCTGCGCGTACTCCGCCGGGGTGTTGATCTTGATCTTGCCGGACGCCATGTGGTGGTCACCGCCGGAGGGACCCGCGAGCCGCTCGACCCGGTCCGGTTCCTGGGCAACCGGTCCTCGGGCAAGCAGGGGTACGCGCTGGCCCGCGCCGCGGTCGCGCGCGGCGCGAGGGTGACGCTCATCTCAGCCAACGTCGCGTTACCGGAGCCCGCCGGTGCCGATCTCATCCGTGTGGGGACCACCGAGGAGTTGCGCAAGGCGACGGTCGAGGCCGCCGGCTCCGCCGACGTCGTGGTCATGGCCGCGGCTCCGGCCGACTTCCGCCCGGCGTCGGTCGCCGAGCAGAAAATCAAGAAAACAGACGCGGGTACGCCAGATGCCATCCATCTCGTGACGAACCCGGACATAGCCGCTGAACTGGGTGCCAACAAGCTGCCCGGCCAGGTGCTCGTCGTCTTCGCGGCAGAGACCCAGGACGCCCTGGAGAACGCCCGCGGCAAGCTCGCCCGCAAGCGCGCCGACCTGATCGTCGTCAATGAAGTGGGCGTCGACCGGGTCTTCGGGCAGGACCGCAACACCGTCACCCTGCTGGGTGCGGACGGTTTCACCGCCACTCATGGGGAACTACCCAAAGACGATGTGGCCGATATGATTTTCGATCAAGTCGCCACCCGCTTGGAAGCCCAGGTCCGGGACGCTCGGCGACCCTGA
- the pyrF gene encoding orotidine-5'-phosphate decarboxylase yields METFGERLHRAVAERGPLCVGIDPHASLLARWGLSDDIAGLERFARTVVDALADRVAVLKPQSAFFERFGSRGVAVLESTIRQSREAGALVLLDVKRGDIGSTMAAYADAYLNPASTLCSDAITVSPYLGVGSLQPAFDLAAAHGGGVFVLALTSNPEGPTVQHAVAGGGKTVAQTVIDEISQVNAGAKPLGSLGLVVGATIGDTGHDLSKVNGPLLAPGLGAQGGTPDDLRAVFGESLHNVLPSYSREVLSAGPEIAGLRSATDRVLAGVRAALG; encoded by the coding sequence ATGGAGACCTTCGGCGAACGACTGCACCGGGCGGTCGCGGAGCGTGGTCCGCTCTGCGTCGGCATCGATCCGCACGCCTCTCTGCTGGCCCGCTGGGGCCTCTCGGACGACATCGCCGGCCTGGAACGCTTCGCCCGTACGGTGGTCGACGCGCTGGCCGATCGGGTGGCTGTTCTGAAACCACAGTCCGCGTTTTTTGAGAGATTTGGGTCACGTGGCGTCGCTGTTCTTGAGTCAACTATCCGACAGTCCCGAGAGGCCGGGGCTCTTGTTCTCCTGGACGTGAAGCGGGGCGACATCGGCTCGACGATGGCCGCCTACGCCGACGCCTACCTGAATCCGGCGAGTACTCTCTGTTCCGACGCGATTACTGTGAGTCCCTATCTCGGAGTGGGATCTCTGCAGCCGGCGTTCGACCTGGCGGCCGCTCACGGAGGTGGCGTCTTCGTTCTGGCGCTGACCTCGAACCCCGAGGGCCCGACCGTTCAGCACGCCGTCGCGGGCGGTGGAAAAACCGTCGCGCAAACGGTCATCGACGAGATTTCCCAGGTCAACGCGGGTGCGAAGCCGCTCGGCAGTCTCGGCCTCGTGGTCGGCGCGACGATCGGCGACACCGGCCACGACCTCTCGAAGGTCAACGGTCCGCTGCTCGCTCCGGGCCTGGGAGCGCAGGGCGGAACGCCCGATGACCTGCGCGCGGTCTTCGGCGAAAGCCTGCACAACGTGTTGCCGTCGTACTCACGCGAGGTTCTCTCCGCGGGTCCGGAGATCGCCGGATTGCGGTCCGCGACGGACCGTGTTCTGGCCGGTGTGCGCGCCGCGCTCGGGTGA
- a CDS encoding quinone-dependent dihydroorotate dehydrogenase, giving the protein MGLFTKVARPALFRLGDGDAEHAHEWTLNRLASLPAPALTAMRRWYGFSNPVEVFGVRFPNRVGLAAGMDKNGIALPAWPALGFGFVEVGTVTAKPQPGNDKPRLFRAKESEGIVNRMGFNNAGAAALADRLAALGPLDVPLGVSLGKSKVTPLEEAVEDYLTSYRLLHPYADYIAVNVSSPNTPGLRNLQDKDAIAALLKALAGPVPVLVKIAPDLTEPAIAELLEVCLAHGAAGIIATNTTLSRDGLAASDRHLASEAGGLSGAPLTARARQVVRFVHTESGGRLPIIGVGGIMSADDASRMFDAGAALVQLYSGFIYKGPDLVLAVARGARPSRTAVA; this is encoded by the coding sequence ATGGGTCTCTTCACGAAGGTCGCCCGGCCGGCTCTGTTCCGGCTGGGCGACGGGGACGCCGAGCACGCCCACGAGTGGACGCTGAACCGGCTCGCCTCGCTGCCGGCCCCGGCCCTGACCGCGATGCGCCGCTGGTACGGGTTCTCGAACCCGGTCGAGGTGTTCGGCGTCCGCTTCCCGAACCGGGTGGGCCTGGCCGCCGGCATGGACAAGAACGGCATCGCCCTGCCCGCGTGGCCGGCGCTCGGCTTCGGGTTCGTCGAGGTCGGCACGGTCACCGCGAAACCGCAGCCGGGCAACGACAAGCCGCGGCTGTTCCGGGCCAAGGAGTCCGAGGGCATCGTCAACCGGATGGGCTTCAACAACGCCGGCGCGGCCGCCCTGGCCGACCGCCTGGCCGCGCTGGGCCCGCTCGACGTGCCGCTGGGCGTCTCGCTCGGCAAGTCGAAGGTGACGCCGCTGGAGGAGGCGGTCGAGGACTACCTGACCTCGTACCGTCTGCTGCACCCGTACGCCGACTACATCGCGGTCAACGTCTCCTCGCCGAACACGCCCGGCCTGCGCAACCTCCAGGACAAAGACGCGATCGCGGCGCTGCTCAAGGCGCTGGCCGGGCCGGTGCCGGTGCTCGTCAAGATCGCGCCGGACCTGACCGAGCCGGCCATCGCCGAGCTGCTGGAGGTCTGCCTCGCCCACGGCGCGGCCGGGATCATCGCGACCAACACCACCCTGTCGCGGGACGGGCTGGCCGCCTCCGACCGGCACCTGGCGAGCGAGGCGGGCGGGCTCTCCGGCGCCCCGCTGACCGCCCGGGCCCGCCAGGTGGTCCGGTTCGTGCACACCGAGAGCGGCGGCCGGCTGCCGATCATCGGGGTGGGCGGGATCATGTCGGCCGACGACGCGTCCCGCATGTTCGATGCCGGCGCCGCGCTGGTCCAGCTCTACTCCGGGTTCATCTACAAGGGCCCGGACCTGGTCCTGGCGGTCGCCCGGGGCGCCCGTCCGTCGCGGACCGCCGTCGCGTGA
- the mihF gene encoding integration host factor, actinobacterial type, giving the protein MPLPSLSPEQRAAALEKAAEVRKARAELKEQLKSGKTTLAAVLDRAEGDEVVGKLKVSAVLQALPGIGKIRATQIMEKLKIAESRRLRGLGDQQRKALLGEFAAN; this is encoded by the coding sequence GTGCCGCTCCCGTCACTGAGCCCCGAGCAGCGCGCTGCCGCGCTGGAGAAGGCCGCGGAAGTTCGCAAGGCTCGGGCCGAGCTGAAGGAACAGCTCAAGTCCGGCAAGACCACCCTCGCCGCCGTGCTCGACCGCGCGGAGGGCGACGAGGTCGTCGGCAAGCTGAAGGTCTCGGCTGTGCTTCAGGCGCTGCCGGGCATCGGCAAGATCCGCGCGACCCAGATCATGGAGAAGCTGAAGATCGCCGAGAGCCGCCGGCTCCGGGGTCTCGGCGACCAGCAGCGTAAGGCCCTCCTGGGGGAGTTCGCTGCGAACTGA
- the rpoZ gene encoding DNA-directed RNA polymerase subunit omega produces the protein MGTIANPEGITNPPIDELLDKTSSKYSLVIFAAKRARQVNAYYSQLGEGLLEYVGPLVETTPQEKPLSIAMREINAGLLTAEATDQP, from the coding sequence GTGGGAACCATCGCGAACCCCGAAGGCATCACCAATCCCCCCATCGACGAGCTGCTCGACAAGACCTCGTCGAAGTACTCGCTGGTGATCTTCGCGGCCAAGCGCGCCCGCCAGGTCAACGCCTACTACAGCCAGCTGGGTGAGGGTCTGCTCGAGTACGTCGGCCCCCTGGTCGAGACCACCCCGCAGGAGAAGCCGCTGTCCATCGCGATGCGGGAGATCAACGCGGGGCTGCTGACGGCCGAAGCGACCGACCAGCCCTGA
- the carB gene encoding carbamoyl-phosphate synthase large subunit: MPKREDLKHVMVIGSGPIVIGQACEFDYSGTQACQVLQSEGIRVSLVNSNPATIMTDPEFADATYVEPITGEFVELVIAKERPDAILPTLGGQTALNTAIALHESGVLEKYGVELIGANVDAIRKGEDRQLFKDIVALAGGETPRSRVCHSIEEVRETVAEIGLPVVIRPSFTMGGLGSGMAHNSEDLERIAGAGLAASPVTEVLIEESVLGWKEYELELMRDKHDNVVVVCSIENIDPMGVHTGDSVTVAPAMTLTDREYQKMRDLGIAVLREVGVDTGGCNIQFAINPDDGRMIVIEMNPRVSRSSALASKATGFPIAKIAAKLAIGYTLDEIPNDITLKTPAAFEPALDYVVVKIPRFAFEKFPGADRELTTTMKSVGEAMSLGRNFAEALNKAMRSMETKAAGFWTAPSFDDLGEALEALRTPHDGRLYTVEAALRLGATVEQVHEASGRIDPWFLDEIKALVDLRAEILASPVLDEDLLRRAKRAGLSDRQLAGLRPELAGEDGVRALRHRLGLRPVYKTVDTCAAEFQANTPYHYSSYDEETEVEPSDRPKVIILGSGPNRIGQGIEFDYSCVHAVQALRGVDFETVMVNCNPETVSTDYDTADRLYFEPLTFEDVLEVFHAEDSSGKAAGGPGVVGVIVQLGGQTPLGLANRLKAAGVPIVGTSPESIDLAEDRGLFGALLNDNGLRSPDHGTATSFGEAKAIADTIGYPVLVRPSYVLGGRGMEIVYDEPTLKGYIERATEISPDHPVLVDRFLDDAIEIDVDALCDDTGEVYLGGVMEHIEEAGIHSGDSACSLPPITLAASHIAEVRRYTEALARGIGVRGLMNVQYALKDETLYVLEANPRASRTVPFVSKATAVPLAKAAARIMLGATIAELRAEGMLLPEGDGGTVPANAPIAIKEAVLPFKRFRTLAGNNVDSLLSPEMKSTGEVMGIDAGFGQAFAKSQAAAYGSLPTSGKVFVSVANRDKRSMIFPIKRLADLGFTIVTTAGTGEVLRRYGIDCEVVPKHYEDPGRRNAVDLILAGEIALIINTPQGSGAGARRDGYEIRSAAVTADVPSITTVPGAAAAVMGIEALRAGDMKVRPLQELHKLLRGGE; this comes from the coding sequence GTGCCGAAGCGTGAAGATCTCAAGCATGTGATGGTGATCGGGTCCGGCCCGATCGTCATCGGCCAGGCCTGCGAGTTCGACTACTCCGGCACCCAGGCCTGCCAGGTGCTCCAGTCCGAGGGCATCCGCGTCTCGCTGGTCAACTCCAACCCGGCCACGATCATGACCGACCCGGAGTTCGCCGACGCCACCTACGTCGAGCCGATCACCGGAGAGTTCGTCGAGCTGGTCATCGCCAAGGAGCGCCCGGACGCGATCCTGCCGACCCTGGGCGGCCAGACCGCGCTGAACACCGCGATCGCCCTGCACGAGAGCGGCGTGCTGGAGAAGTACGGCGTGGAGCTGATCGGCGCGAACGTCGACGCCATCCGCAAGGGCGAGGACCGGCAGCTCTTCAAGGACATCGTGGCGCTCGCGGGCGGCGAGACGCCCCGGTCGCGGGTCTGCCACTCCATCGAGGAGGTTCGGGAGACCGTCGCGGAGATCGGCCTGCCGGTCGTCATCCGGCCGTCGTTCACCATGGGCGGACTGGGCTCCGGCATGGCGCACAACTCCGAGGACCTGGAGCGGATCGCCGGCGCCGGCCTGGCCGCGTCCCCGGTGACCGAGGTGCTCATCGAGGAGAGCGTGCTCGGCTGGAAGGAGTACGAGCTCGAGCTGATGCGCGACAAGCACGACAACGTCGTGGTCGTCTGCTCGATCGAGAACATCGACCCGATGGGCGTGCACACCGGCGACAGCGTGACAGTGGCCCCGGCCATGACGCTCACCGACCGCGAGTACCAGAAGATGCGCGACCTGGGCATCGCCGTCCTGCGTGAGGTCGGTGTGGACACCGGCGGCTGCAACATCCAGTTCGCGATCAACCCGGACGACGGCCGGATGATCGTCATCGAGATGAACCCGCGGGTGTCCCGGTCCTCGGCGCTGGCGTCGAAGGCCACCGGCTTCCCGATCGCCAAGATCGCGGCGAAGCTGGCCATCGGCTACACCCTCGACGAGATCCCGAACGACATCACGCTCAAGACCCCGGCCGCCTTCGAGCCGGCCCTGGACTACGTGGTCGTCAAGATCCCGCGGTTCGCGTTCGAGAAGTTCCCGGGCGCGGACCGGGAGCTCACCACCACGATGAAGTCGGTCGGCGAGGCGATGAGCCTGGGCCGCAACTTCGCCGAGGCGCTCAACAAGGCCATGCGCTCGATGGAGACCAAGGCCGCCGGCTTCTGGACCGCTCCCTCCTTCGACGACCTCGGCGAGGCGCTGGAGGCCCTGCGCACCCCGCACGACGGCCGGCTCTACACGGTCGAGGCCGCGCTGCGGCTCGGCGCCACGGTCGAGCAGGTGCACGAGGCGTCCGGCCGGATCGACCCGTGGTTCCTCGACGAGATCAAGGCCCTGGTCGACCTGCGCGCCGAGATCCTGGCCTCCCCGGTCCTCGACGAGGATCTGCTGCGCCGGGCCAAGCGGGCCGGGCTCTCCGACCGGCAGCTCGCCGGGCTGCGGCCGGAGCTGGCCGGCGAGGACGGCGTCCGGGCCCTGCGGCACCGGCTCGGCCTGCGCCCGGTCTACAAGACCGTGGACACCTGCGCCGCCGAGTTCCAGGCGAACACCCCGTACCACTACTCGTCGTACGACGAGGAGACCGAGGTGGAGCCGAGCGACCGGCCCAAGGTGATCATCCTGGGCTCGGGGCCGAACCGGATCGGCCAGGGCATCGAGTTCGACTACTCGTGCGTGCACGCGGTTCAGGCGCTGCGCGGTGTCGACTTCGAGACCGTCATGGTCAACTGCAACCCGGAGACCGTGTCGACCGACTACGACACCGCCGACCGGCTCTACTTCGAGCCGCTCACCTTCGAGGACGTCCTCGAGGTGTTCCACGCCGAGGACAGCTCCGGCAAGGCGGCCGGCGGCCCCGGCGTGGTCGGCGTGATCGTGCAGCTCGGCGGGCAGACCCCGCTCGGCCTGGCCAACCGGCTCAAGGCCGCGGGCGTCCCGATCGTCGGCACCAGCCCCGAGTCGATCGACCTGGCCGAGGACCGTGGCCTGTTCGGCGCGCTGCTCAACGACAACGGGCTGCGCTCGCCCGACCACGGCACCGCCACCAGCTTCGGCGAGGCCAAGGCGATCGCCGACACGATCGGCTACCCGGTCCTGGTCCGCCCGTCGTACGTGCTGGGCGGCCGGGGCATGGAGATCGTCTACGACGAGCCCACCCTGAAGGGCTACATCGAGCGGGCCACCGAGATCTCGCCCGACCACCCGGTGCTGGTCGACCGGTTCCTCGACGACGCCATCGAGATCGACGTGGACGCGCTCTGCGACGACACCGGCGAGGTCTACCTGGGCGGCGTCATGGAGCACATCGAGGAGGCCGGCATCCACTCCGGCGACTCGGCCTGCTCGCTGCCGCCGATCACCCTGGCCGCCTCGCACATCGCCGAGGTCCGCCGCTACACCGAGGCGCTGGCCCGGGGCATCGGCGTGCGCGGCCTGATGAACGTGCAGTACGCGCTCAAGGACGAGACCCTCTACGTCCTGGAGGCCAACCCGCGCGCCTCGCGGACCGTGCCGTTCGTCTCCAAGGCGACCGCGGTGCCGCTGGCCAAGGCGGCCGCCCGGATCATGCTGGGCGCCACCATCGCCGAGCTGCGCGCCGAGGGCATGCTGCTGCCCGAGGGCGACGGCGGGACCGTGCCGGCGAACGCGCCGATCGCGATCAAGGAGGCGGTGCTGCCGTTCAAGCGGTTCCGCACCCTGGCCGGCAACAACGTGGACAGCCTGCTCAGCCCGGAGATGAAGTCGACCGGCGAGGTGATGGGCATCGACGCCGGCTTCGGCCAGGCGTTCGCCAAGTCGCAGGCCGCGGCGTACGGTTCGCTGCCGACCAGCGGCAAGGTCTTCGTCTCGGTGGCGAACCGGGACAAGCGGTCGATGATCTTCCCGATCAAGCGGCTCGCCGACCTGGGCTTCACCATCGTCACCACGGCCGGCACCGGCGAGGTGCTGCGGCGCTACGGCATCGACTGCGAGGTCGTCCCGAAGCACTACGAGGACCCGGGTAGGCGCAACGCCGTCGACCTGATCCTGGCCGGCGAGATCGCGCTGATCATCAACACCCCGCAGGGCTCCGGCGCCGGCGCCCGCCGCGACGGGTACGAGATCCGCAGCGCCGCGGTCACCGCGGACGTGCCCAGCATCACCACCGTGCCCGGCGCGGCCGCCGCGGTGATGGGCATCGAGGCGCTGCGTGCCGGTGACATGAAGGTCCGGCCGCTCCAGGAGCTGCACAAGCTGCTCAGGGGCGGCGAGTGA